A stretch of Aedes aegypti strain LVP_AGWG chromosome 2, AaegL5.0 Primary Assembly, whole genome shotgun sequence DNA encodes these proteins:
- the LOC5574369 gene encoding DNA-directed RNA polymerases I, II, and III subunit RPABC1, with the protein MDDDAETYKLWRIRKTVMQLSHDRGYLVTQDELDQTLEQFKEQFGDKPSEKRPARSDLIVLVAHNDDPTDQMFVFFPDEPKIGIKTIKTYCTRMQEENIHRAIVVVQAGMTPSAKQSLVDMAPKYILEQFLESELLINITEHELVPEHVVMTPEEKQELLARYKLKENMLMRIQAGDPVARYFGLKRGQVVKIIRPSETAGRYISYRLVC; encoded by the exons ATGGATGACGACGCGGAAACCTACAAACTTTGGCGGATTCGCAAAACAGTTATGCAGCTCAGCCACGATAGAGGTTATCTGGTAACACAAGATGAATTGGATCAAACATTGGAGCAATTCAAGGAACAGTTCGGCGATAAACCCAG CGAGAAACGGCCAGCACGTTCGGATTTAATTGTGCTGGTGGCGCACAATGACGATCCGACGGATCAGATGTTCGTGTTTTTCCCGGATGAACCGAAGATTGGCATCAAAACCATTAAGACCTACTGTACCCGAATGCAGGAAGAAAACATTCACCGGGCTATCGTGGTGGTCCAGGCCGGTATGACTCCGTCCGCCAAGCAATCGTTGGTTGATATGGCACCGAAGTATATTCTGGAACAGTTCTTGGAATCTGAACTGCTGATTAACATCACCGAACACGAACTGGTTCCGGAACATGTGGTGATGACCCCGGAGGAGAAACAAGAACTGCTAGCTCGGTACAAATTGAAGGAAAACATGTTGATGAGAATTCAGGCCGGTGATCCAGTAGCTCGTTACTTCGGCTTGAAACGTGGCCAAGTGGTGAAGATTATTCGGCCCTCGGAAACGGCCGGGCGCTACATTTCCTACCGATTGGTGTGCTAA